One Trichosurus vulpecula isolate mTriVul1 chromosome 7, mTriVul1.pri, whole genome shotgun sequence genomic region harbors:
- the LOC118857151 gene encoding glutathione S-transferase Mu 1-like, with protein sequence MILAYWEIRGLAHPIRLLLEYTGTPYKELLYNYEKCTDYDKNEWVKERFALGLDFPNLPYLIDGNTKITQSNAILRYIGRKHKMCGDTEEEKVRVDVLENQAMDFRMQLVRVCHDPNFENMRLIYLQRLPTTLQLFSHFLGTRKWFAGKKITFVDFSMYDVLDLNRKFVPTCLDPFPNLQEFLIRFEGLRKISAYMNSPRYLPNPIFLKMAKWGTQ encoded by the exons ATGATCCTGGCATATTGGGAAATTCGGGGG cTTGCCCATCCAATCCGTTTGTTGCTGGAATATACAGGGACCCCCTATAAGGAGCTGCTCTATAACTATGAAAAAT GTACTGATTATGAtaaaaatgagtgggttaaagaaagATTCGCTCTTGGCCTCGACTTTCCCAAT CTACCCTACCTGATTGATGGCAACACCAAGATCACCCAGAGCAATGCTATCTTACGCTACATTGGACGCAAGCACAAGATGt GTGGGGATACCGAGGAAGAGAAAGTGCGGGTGGACGTTTTGGAGAATCAAGCCATGGATTTCCGAATGCAGCTGGTGAGGGTCTGCCATGACCCAAACTTT GAAAATATGAGACTCATCTACCTACAGCGCCTACCCACAACTCTACAGCTCTTCTCCCATTTCCTGGGCACAAGGAAGTGGTTTGCCGGAAAGAAG ATAACTTTTGTGGATTTCTCCATGTATGACGTTCTTGACCTGAACCGCAAGTTTGTGCCCACCTGCCTGGACCCTTTCCCAAACCTTCAGGAATTCCTCATTCGGTTCGAG gGCCTAAGGAAGATCTCGGCTTACATGAACTCTCCACGCTACCTCCCCAATCCAATATTTCTGAAGATGGCAAAGTGGGGCACTCAGTAG